A single window of Betta splendens chromosome 11, fBetSpl5.4, whole genome shotgun sequence DNA harbors:
- the tmem170b gene encoding transmembrane protein 170B — translation MPSSKARNGYSIKMGANPGGGGANMTTNRDYSVNLSVQQVLSLWVQGATLQHFTEMWYWVFLWCLFSSLIVHGAVGLLMLVMLQRHKRGRVITLVLVSVGFLASLSGGVITSAAVAGVYRVAGKDMAPLEALVFGVGQTSLSVIISFSRVLATL, via the exons ATGCCTTCGTCTAAAGCCCGGAACGGCTACTCGATAAAGATGGGTGCGAACCCGGGCGGAGGCGGCGCAAACATGACCACGAACCGGGATTATTCCGTTAATCTCTCCGTGCAGCAAGTGCTGAGCCTTTGGGTGCAAGGCGCGACGCTGCAGCACTTCACAG AGATGTGGTACTGGGTGTTCCTGTGGTGCCTCTTCTCCTCGCTCATCGTCCACGGAGCGGTGGGGCTGCTCATGTTAGTCATGCTGCAGCGCCACAAGAGGGGCCGAGTCATCACCCTGGTGCTGGTCAGCGTGGGTTTCCTGGCCTCGCTCTCTGGAGGCGTCATCACCA GCGCGGCGGTGGCCGGCGTCTACCGTGTAGCCGGGAAGGACATGGCTCCACTGGAGGCTCTGGTGTTCGGTGTGGGCCAGACCAGCCTCTCCGTCATCATATCCTTCTCACGCGTCTTGGCCACTTTGTGA